The Arachis hypogaea cultivar Tifrunner chromosome 16, arahy.Tifrunner.gnm2.J5K5, whole genome shotgun sequence genome contains a region encoding:
- the LOC112697623 gene encoding uncharacterized protein — protein sequence MSTTMTTTPNIDSTLQNSTLNRVVDSSSSSCKMYKGVRKRKWGKWVSEIRLPNSRERIWLGSYDTQQKAARAFDAALYCLRGRHASFNFPDTPLHLEINNVSHYHSLSHHEIQQVASKFANNFDAEEEEEPSSQNGANSASSVCDYDGSNNNNNNNNNNNNDNNNVQVDHGDMDWTFLNVLDDQNDSNFDNTIGYDFGLYYGGIDKVHSGEFLYTTTPPTTFEDNNNGDADDDAFSNHSFLWSWNF from the coding sequence ATGTCTACTACCATGACTACTACACCTAACATTGATTCAACCTTGCAAAACTCTACTTTGAACAGAGTCGTAGATTCTAGTTCAAGTAGTTGCAAGATGTACAAAGGTGTGAGGAAGAGGAAATGGGGCAAATGGGTATCGGAGATTAGGCTTCCCAACAGCCGAGAACGGATATGGTTGGGTTCTTATGACACCCAACAAAAGGCGGCTAGAGCTTTCGACGCCGCCCTCTACTGCCTTCGCGGCCGCCACGCCAGTTTCAACTTCCCCGACACGCCTCTTCATTTGGAGATCAACAATGTAAGTCACTACCATTCTCTCTCCCACCATGAAATTCAACAAGTTGCATCCAAATTCGCCAATAATTTTgatgctgaggaagaagaggaaccGTCATCACAAAATGGCGCTAATAGTGCAAGCTCTGTGTGTGATTATGATGggagcaataataataataataataataacaacaacaacaatgataaTAATAACGTGCAAGTGGACCATGGGGACATGGATTGGACATTTTTGAACGTGTTGGATGATCAAAATGATTCCAATTTTGATAACACTATTGGCTATGATTTTGGCCTCTACTATGGAGGGATAGATAAGGTGCACTCAGGTGAGTTTTTGTATACTACTACACCACCAACAACTTTTGAGGATAACAATAATGGTGATGCTGATGATGATGCTTTTTCTAACCATTCATTCCTTTGGAGTTGGAATTTTTGA
- the LOC140180313 gene encoding uncharacterized protein translates to MEGINAEAFMNFLNQITAFQANLSKRNAKPNQDSTSIYYLHPSDGIGTPLSTITIDGKNYGDWSIAILWGLKGKNKVRFVDGSLPRPDKDDENFEAWDRYTVKWIDSEWQNYRRSFLQLGKKTLIYGLGIMRQYRIEDQVTRFLRGLNEQFSNVRSQIILLDPLPNVNTLLCMLTQQKHGFLNMDINPEVKIAYAATPSNTANPGNDRGKGRGRGGRSQGGRGKVQCSHCGKLGHSIDVCYKKHDYPSNFKERNAAEGAGNFAASLVTKGD, encoded by the exons ATGGAAGGTATCAATGCAGAGGCATTCATGAACTTTTTGAACCAGATCACAGCATTTCAAGCAAATCTTAGCAAGAGGAATGCCAAACCGAATCAAGATTCGACAAGCATTTACTACCTTCATCCATCTGACGGTATTGGTACACCTCTTTCTACTATTACAATTGATGGTAAAAATTATGGTGACTGGAGTATAGCTATACTTTGGGGGCTGAAGGGAAAGAACAAAGTAAGGTTTGTTGATGGTAGCCTGCCTAGGCCTGATAAGGATGATGAAAATTTTGAAGCATGGGATAGAT ATACTGTCAAGTGGATAGATTCAGAGTGGCAGAATTACAGGAGGAGCTTTTTGCAATTAGGCAAAAAGACCTTGAT CTATGGCCTAGGTATAATGCGACAATATAGAATTGAGGATCAAGTAACTCGATTTTTGAGAGGCTTAAATGAGCAATTTTCGAATGTTAGGTCTCAGATTATATTGTTGGATCCACTCCCTAATGTGAATACTCTACTCTGCATGTTGACACAGCAGAAACACGGATTCCTGAATATGGATATTAATCCAGAAGTCAAAATTGCCTATGCCGCTACTCCCTCAAACACAGCAAACCCAGGAAATGACAGAGGAAAAGGGAGGGGTAGAGGCGGAAGGAGTCAGGGAGGGAGAGGAAAGGTGCAATGCTCGCACTGTGGAAAGTTGGGTCACAGTATTGATGTGTGTTACAAGAAACACGACTACCCATCGAACTTCAAGGAACGCAATGCTGCAGAAGGAGCTGGAAATTTTGCAGCGTCCCTAGTTACTAAGGGTGATTAA